DNA from Flavobacterium aestivum:
ACCTGCTGTTTCCATGTTTGCGCTTACCTGAACTACATTCTTATTAAGGTAATTTTGGATTAATTGCTTAATGGTTCCTGGCATTGTAGCCGAAAACAAAAAGGTTCTATAGTTTTTAGGAAATTCGGTAATAATTTCGTCTAAAGCATCTTTAAGAATAGCCACCATTTCATCGGCTTCATCGAGAACTAAAAATTTAGTTTCTTTTAAGCTAATTGCTTTGCGTTGTACTAAATCGATCAAACGACCTGGTGTTGCCACTACAATGTGGGTTGGTTCTGTTAATCGTTCTATTTGTGGCTTAATTGGAATTCCTCCACAAATGGCCGCTATAGAAACATCTGGAAGATATTTAGCATAGCTTTCCAGATTATTGAAAATTTGTTGACCCAATTCTCTTGTAGGCACTAGAATTACGGCTTGTACAGCTGCAACTTCAGTGTCTATCAATTGTAATAATGGCAATCCAAAAGCAGCGGTTTTTCCCGTACCTGTCTTGGCAAGTCCCACAATATCTGTGTTATTTGACAAAAGTAACGGAATGGTTTTTTGCTGAATTTCTGTTGGATTTACAATTCCCATTTCGGTAATCGCTTTTAGTATATCTTTTGAAATTCCTAAATCTGAGAATTGTTTTGACATTTTTTCTGTTTTTTTATTTTATAAAATTGTAGAGACGCACAGCAGTGCGTCTCTATTGGATATGCAAAATTATTAATCCAGTTCGTTCATAACTTTCTCTCGGTATTTTTTACCTATCAATAAAAGAAGTCTCTGTTTATAATCATCTAACAGCCATTCTCTATAATTTTTGCTACATTGGCTAAGACATTTTGAGAAGCGCTTAACACGGTCTTCAATATCAGCTTCCAATTCTTTTGAAAGTGCTTTGGCTTCCTGTAATTCTTCAGTATTATCCACACACATCGCGGCATGTTGATCAATTGATTTATCCAAAACCACTTTAGATCTTAAGTTTTGAGCGATTGCTAGTTTGTGTTCTTCATCAACATCAAAAGTAACATCGGCTGTTTTGCTGAATTTTGCGCGTAAATCTGCAGGCATCGAATATTTGAAATGCATTTCAATTTCGTTGTCATCACGTAGATTTTCTAAATAAAATTCGGGCGATTTAAAAATATGCTGCCAGTTTACCGGATCACTCCACAATCCAAAACGAGCGGCATTATTACCCAAATCAATTACCGAAAATTCATCTTTTCCAGGTAATTTTCTAGAACCACGACCAATCATTTGGAAATACAATGTCAATGATTTTGTTGCTCTGTTTAATATAATGGTTTCTACTGTTGGCTCATCAAATCCAGTGGTAAGGATACCTACAGAAGTTAGAATCGCATCTGGAGTGTGCTTAAACCAATGCAGGATTTCTTTTCGTTCCTCATTACTACTGGTGTTGTCAAGGTGGCGTATGCCATAGCCTGCTTCCCTGAAAGTTTCATATACATAAAGAGAAGTGTTGATTCCGTTGTTAAAAATCAAGGTTTTCTTGCCCAATGATTTTTCGGTATAGGCATGCAATAATTTTTCCTGCATGGCCATATTGGTATATAAATCATCCGAAGATTTTACGGTGTAATCTCCATTGATTCCTACTTTTAATGATGTTAACCCAACATCGTAGCTATAGGTAATTGCTCTTGCCAAGAAACCGTTTTCTATTAATGAATTAATGGTGTCTCCCACAATTAGTTCATTATAGCTTTGGTGCATTGGTAATTTTATATTGGAGCTTAAAGGCGTAGCTGTTACTCCAAGAATGAATGCATTTTTGAAAGATTTCAATAATTTTCGGAAGGAATTATAATGTGCCTCATCGATAATTACTAAACCAATATTGTCTAAATGCAATTTTTCGTCATTGATACGATTTTTCAAAGTTTCGACCATGGCCACAAAACAAGAATATTCGTTTTGGTCTGGAAGTTCTTTTACTTTACTGTTTATGATTTTATTTTTTACGTCAAAACCTTTTAACATTTTTGAAGTTTGCTTACACAACTCTATACGGTGTGTTAGCACAACAACTTTTTTATTGTGTTGAGATAAATAGCGACGAACGATTTCAGAAAAAATTACTGTTTTTCCTCCGCCGGTTGGCAATTGATATAATAAATGGTGTTGTGGCGGAGCATTATCTATACGCTCAAAAATGGCGTCAATATCTCCTTGTTGGTAAGCGTAAAGTTCTTTTCTGCTTTCAATTTCAATTTCTAAAGTGTCCTGATGCATTATTTTTTATTGGATTTTTGCAAAAATACGCCTAAAAAACAGTTATTCTACTAAAATTTAATTAAAAATTATAGGGCGGATTAAATAATATTAATTTAGAGGATATTACCTACTAATAAAATTGTTCTATAATTCTTTTAAAATCAGGTTCGTTATACCATTTTTGTTCTGAAGCACGATGATGAATCTCTTTGATTCGAGTTTTAAATTCCGCTATTATTCCATTCGAAATAATAAAATTTATTCCCTGTTCAAAGGAATTGAACATACTTTTATAGAATAATTCCTGCTTTATTGTATTCTCTGCAGAAAAAGCTTGAGCAATTTCTATATTATAAAGCATTACATCTGCAATCACAAATGGATCTACTCCCAATTGTATAAAGTGTTTGATGTATTTTTGAGCTACAGAACGTCTCATCTTTGCTTTTTTTCTCTTTCCTGTCGTCTTAACAGGGAAATATTCATTAGAGATTTTGAGCTTACATTCCTGTAACAGTGTTTCTTCTTTTGGATTAAATACAAAATTATAGTACACTTTTACCGGACTGAATTTTTCATACAATTCGAGGATTTGTTCCTCTAATTGTTCTTTATTGAGTTCGTTTAAATATTTTTTTAAATCTCGCTTGCTCATTTTCAAAGTTTAAGAATACAAAAGTAATTTACTTTGGCATTGAATACTGCAATAATCAATGTTATTACTTAATTTTGTTTTTTTATTTTAGGGATTTAGTGTTACAAATGATTTAATTTCTAGTTTAGTACTTAATTCTTTTTATATCACTCTTACCACTTAATAATTAAACACTTAATTTACTCCTTATGCTCAAGATTTTTAAGATTACCGCTATTCTGGAAGGAATTTCTTATTTAGTTTTATTTTCGAATATGCTTTTTATTAAACCAACTCACATTGACTTATACAAAACATTACTGTACCCAATCGGGATGAGTCATGGTGTATTATTTATTGGTTATGTTTTATTGGCTTTTTTATTAAAAAGTGCTCAAAACTGGGATTTTAAAAATTTCAGCTTTATACTAATTGCTTCACTATTGCCGTTTGGTACTTTTTATGTCGAAAAAAAATATTTGTAATTAAGCTGCAAAGATTTCGATTTAGAATTAATCCCAAAATAGTCATAAATACTTGTAAAGCATGAATAAACTCATTCATCTCATTTTTAGTTTCCT
Protein-coding regions in this window:
- a CDS encoding DEAD/DEAH box helicase, which translates into the protein MHQDTLEIEIESRKELYAYQQGDIDAIFERIDNAPPQHHLLYQLPTGGGKTVIFSEIVRRYLSQHNKKVVVLTHRIELCKQTSKMLKGFDVKNKIINSKVKELPDQNEYSCFVAMVETLKNRINDEKLHLDNIGLVIIDEAHYNSFRKLLKSFKNAFILGVTATPLSSNIKLPMHQSYNELIVGDTINSLIENGFLARAITYSYDVGLTSLKVGINGDYTVKSSDDLYTNMAMQEKLLHAYTEKSLGKKTLIFNNGINTSLYVYETFREAGYGIRHLDNTSSNEERKEILHWFKHTPDAILTSVGILTTGFDEPTVETIILNRATKSLTLYFQMIGRGSRKLPGKDEFSVIDLGNNAARFGLWSDPVNWQHIFKSPEFYLENLRDDNEIEMHFKYSMPADLRAKFSKTADVTFDVDEEHKLAIAQNLRSKVVLDKSIDQHAAMCVDNTEELQEAKALSKELEADIEDRVKRFSKCLSQCSKNYREWLLDDYKQRLLLLIGKKYREKVMNELD
- a CDS encoding DUF6155 family protein, whose protein sequence is MSKRDLKKYLNELNKEQLEEQILELYEKFSPVKVYYNFVFNPKEETLLQECKLKISNEYFPVKTTGKRKKAKMRRSVAQKYIKHFIQLGVDPFVIADVMLYNIEIAQAFSAENTIKQELFYKSMFNSFEQGINFIISNGIIAEFKTRIKEIHHRASEQKWYNEPDFKRIIEQFY
- a CDS encoding DUF3817 domain-containing protein produces the protein MLKIFKITAILEGISYLVLFSNMLFIKPTHIDLYKTLLYPIGMSHGVLFIGYVLLAFLLKSAQNWDFKNFSFILIASLLPFGTFYVEKKYL